One segment of Carya illinoinensis cultivar Pawnee chromosome 13, C.illinoinensisPawnee_v1, whole genome shotgun sequence DNA contains the following:
- the LOC122292457 gene encoding fasciclin-like arabinogalactan protein 12: protein MLRSTKMTRQVLFVLSIVLVFLFRHSVTTLAQPTAAPSPPVVSPAQPTTPPTAPAKPPTPAATPPTQPANAPVESAQVPKQKGPTDIVKILTKAHGYSVFIRLLKSTGLAEQLYGQLNNSNIGFTIFAPVDSAFSNLKAGTINSLSDLQRTELIQFHILNTMVALSNFQTLSNPVPTEAGDTSDGEFPLNVTTAGNQVNISTGLVDTTLGGTIYLDNQLAIYQVDKVLLPLDIFSPKPKVAAGPKLSKPDGADSPSGGVVAAKVGASGAMCLRRNGMLLSIGVAMAAFFMVKGT from the coding sequence ATGTTAAGAAGTACAAAGATGACCAGGCAGGTTCTCTTCGTCCTTTCAATTGTACTTGTTTTTCTCTTCCGGCATAGCGTTACAACTTTAGCCCAACCGACTGCGGCTCCTTCACCACCCGTCGTGTCTCCAGCTCAACCAACCACTCCCCCAACTGCACCCGCTAAACCACCAACCCCGGCTGCCACGCCCCCGACCCAGCCTGCAAATGCCCCAGTCGAGTCTGCCCAAGTCCCCAAACAAAAAGGTCCTACCGACATCGTCAAAATCCTAACGAAGGCCCATGGCTACTCGGTATTTATCCGCCTCTTAAAGAGCACTGGATTGGCAGAACAACTATATGGGCAGCTCAACAATTCAAACATTGGGTTTACCATCTTTGCTCCAGTAGATAGTGCATTTTCAAACCTCAAAGCAGGCACTATAAACTCTCTGTCTGACCTACAAAGGACAGAATTAATACAATTTCACATCTTGAACACTATGGTTGCTCTGTCAAACTTTCAAACCTTGAGCAATCCAGTGCCGACAGAGGCTGGAGATACTAGCGATGGTGAATTCCCGCTAAACGTGACCACTGCCGGCAATCAAGTGAACATCTCAACTGGCCTTGTGGATACCACATTGGGTGGCACAATATATTTAGATAATCAGCTTGCTATATATCAAGTGGACAAAGTGCTTCTCCCTCTTGACATTTTTTCTCCTAAGCCTAAAGTAGCAGCAGGCCCCAAACTCTCTAAGCCAGATGGTGCAGACAGTCCATCAGGGGGTGTTGTTGCTGCCAAAGTGGGTGCGTCAGGTGCAATGTGCCTTCGTAGGAATGGAATGTTGCTATCCATTGGAGTTGCTATGGCTGCATTCTTTATGGTGAAAGGAACTTGA